In one Pseudomonadota bacterium genomic region, the following are encoded:
- the mce gene encoding methylmalonyl-CoA epimerase: MIGRLNHVAIAVPDLAAAAAQYRTMLGAQVGAPQDEPDHGVTVVFIELPNTKIELLYPLGEGSPIQGFLDKNPSGGIHHVCYEVEDILAARDHLKAEGARVLGDGEPKIGAHGKPVLFLHPKDFQGTLVELEQV; encoded by the coding sequence ATGATCGGACGCCTCAACCACGTGGCCATCGCCGTCCCGGATCTCGCGGCCGCCGCGGCGCAGTACCGCACGATGCTCGGCGCCCAGGTCGGCGCGCCGCAGGACGAGCCGGATCACGGTGTCACGGTGGTCTTCATCGAGCTGCCCAACACCAAGATCGAGCTGCTTTACCCGCTGGGCGAGGGCTCCCCGATCCAGGGCTTCCTCGACAAGAACCCGTCCGGCGGCATTCACCATGTCTGCTACGAGGTCGAAGACATCCTCGCCGCCCGCGACCACCTGAAGGCCGAAGGGGCCCGCGTGCTCGGCGACGGGGAGCCCAAGATCGGCGCCCACGGCAAACCCGTCCTCTTCCTCCACCCCAAGGACTTCCAGGGCACGCTCGTCGAACTCGAACAGGTCTGA
- a CDS encoding class II histone deacetylase, translated as MSETGFYWDERCFWFSGGNYAFTMPVGGLVQPLAAGGLPENPETKRRLKNLMDVTGMSAALRLSTAEAATEEDLRRIHPASYLEAFRAASAAGGGELGLRTPFGAGGFEQAALSAGLAKQAVADVMAGRVRRAYALSRPPGHHCLPDFPNGFCLLANIAIALEAARATQPGLRAAILDWDVHHGNGTEAIYADDDATLTISLHQERNYPLDTGNADTDARANINIPLPPGAGHASYLEAMERIVIPAIDGFRPDILIIANGYDAAAIDPLSRMLATAETFRALTEMARALADTHCEGRLVLVHEGGYSEVYVPFCGHAVLEVLEPAAPTAQDPFAETFAARQPGPRFAAFASDWIGDLARHHGTA; from the coding sequence GTGAGCGAGACCGGCTTTTACTGGGACGAGCGCTGCTTCTGGTTCTCGGGCGGCAATTACGCGTTCACGATGCCCGTGGGCGGCCTCGTGCAGCCCCTCGCCGCCGGGGGCCTGCCGGAGAACCCGGAGACGAAGCGGCGGCTGAAGAATCTCATGGATGTGACCGGCATGAGCGCCGCACTCCGCCTCTCAACCGCGGAGGCGGCCACCGAGGAGGACCTGCGCCGCATTCACCCGGCCTCCTATCTCGAGGCATTCCGGGCCGCCTCTGCGGCGGGCGGCGGCGAGCTCGGGCTGCGCACGCCCTTCGGCGCGGGCGGTTTCGAGCAGGCCGCGCTCTCGGCGGGGCTCGCCAAGCAGGCCGTGGCCGACGTCATGGCCGGGCGCGTGCGGCGCGCCTACGCGCTCTCGCGCCCGCCGGGGCATCACTGCCTGCCGGATTTTCCCAACGGATTTTGCCTCCTGGCCAATATCGCCATCGCGCTCGAGGCGGCGCGCGCGACGCAGCCCGGCCTCCGCGCCGCGATCCTCGACTGGGATGTCCATCACGGCAACGGGACCGAGGCGATCTATGCGGATGACGACGCGACGCTAACCATCTCGCTTCACCAGGAGCGGAACTACCCGCTCGACACCGGCAACGCCGACACCGATGCCCGCGCCAATATCAACATTCCCCTGCCGCCTGGCGCGGGCCATGCCAGCTATCTCGAGGCCATGGAGCGCATCGTGATCCCGGCCATCGACGGCTTCCGCCCCGACATCCTCATCATCGCCAACGGCTACGATGCCGCCGCCATCGACCCGCTCTCGCGGATGCTGGCCACCGCCGAGACCTTCCGCGCGCTCACCGAGATGGCCCGCGCCCTGGCCGACACCCATTGCGAGGGACGCCTCGTCCTCGTTCACGAGGGCGGGTATTCGGAGGTCTACGTGCCGTTTTGCGGCCATGCCGTGCTCGAGGTGCTGGAGCCCGCCGCGCCGACCGCGCAGGACCCGTTCGCCGAGACCTTCGCCGCGCGCCAGCCCGGCCCCCGCTTCGCGGCCTTCGCCTCCGACTGGATCGGCGACCTCGCCCGCCACCACGGGACCGCCTGA
- a CDS encoding nitroreductase family protein encodes MSELSPAQTFMLTRRSRSLRMLSGPAPKKRELDVLLRIASRVPDHGKLEPWRFVVLEEKALRRIAEAAPPHIERIGAPSLAASQYADSPFAVVVLESPKESEKIPAVEQTYSAGAVCLSLVNAALAGGWGAVWLSGALSHDPDFAAEAFGAEAHERVAGIIHIGRCAETPPERPRPDLSAKTTWISR; translated from the coding sequence ATGTCAGAGCTCTCCCCCGCCCAGACCTTCATGCTGACCCGCCGCTCGCGCTCGCTGCGCATGCTCTCGGGCCCGGCCCCGAAAAAGCGCGAGCTCGACGTGCTGTTGCGCATCGCCTCCCGGGTGCCCGACCACGGCAAGCTCGAGCCGTGGCGCTTCGTCGTGCTCGAGGAAAAGGCCCTGCGCCGCATCGCCGAGGCCGCCCCGCCCCATATCGAGCGCATCGGCGCCCCCTCGCTCGCCGCGAGCCAATACGCCGACAGCCCCTTCGCTGTCGTCGTCCTGGAGAGCCCGAAGGAAAGCGAGAAGATCCCCGCCGTGGAGCAGACCTACTCCGCCGGGGCGGTCTGCCTTTCCCTCGTCAATGCGGCCCTCGCCGGTGGCTGGGGCGCGGTCTGGCTCTCGGGCGCGCTCTCCCATGACCCCGATTTCGCCGCCGAGGCCTTCGGCGCAGAAGCTCACGAGCGCGTGGCGGGCATCATCCATATCGGGCGCTGCGCGGAGACTCCGCCCGAACGCCCCCGCCCGGATCTCTCCGCCAAGACCACCTGGATCTCGCGATGA
- a CDS encoding EI24 domain-containing protein: protein MILDAFVKSLNQIGDPRFRGVLWRGIGLTAALFVGAYALLLGLIQWLVGGPVTLPLVGEVTWVGDLLSWGSLLVMLVVSVFLMIPVASAITSMFLDEVAIAVEEKHYPEMGIPPRTPFWDGVRDTLSFLGVLIGLNLAALIAYALFPPGAPFMFIALNGYLLGREYFTVAAMRHLGRAGAQALRREHAGTVWVAGCLMALPLTFPLVNLVIPILGAATFTHIYHRLAR, encoded by the coding sequence ATGATCCTCGACGCCTTCGTCAAATCGCTCAACCAGATCGGCGACCCGCGCTTTCGCGGGGTCCTCTGGCGCGGGATCGGGCTCACGGCGGCGCTCTTCGTGGGCGCCTACGCGCTCCTCCTCGGGCTCATCCAGTGGCTCGTGGGCGGGCCGGTGACGCTCCCCCTCGTGGGCGAGGTGACCTGGGTCGGCGATCTCCTGAGCTGGGGCTCGCTCCTCGTGATGCTCGTCGTCTCGGTCTTCTTGATGATCCCCGTGGCTTCGGCCATCACCTCCATGTTTCTCGACGAGGTGGCCATCGCGGTGGAGGAGAAGCACTACCCCGAGATGGGAATCCCGCCCCGCACGCCGTTCTGGGACGGGGTGCGCGACACGTTGAGCTTCCTCGGGGTCCTCATCGGGCTCAACCTCGCCGCCCTCATCGCCTACGCGCTCTTCCCGCCCGGCGCGCCCTTCATGTTCATCGCGCTCAACGGCTACCTCTTGGGCCGGGAATACTTCACCGTGGCCGCCATGCGGCACCTGGGCCGCGCGGGCGCACAGGCACTCCGGCGCGAACATGCCGGCACGGTCTGGGTGGCGGGCTGCCTCATGGCGCTGCCGCTCACCTTCCCGCTGGTGAACCTCGTGATCCCCATCCTCGGCGCGGCCACCTTCACCCACATCTACCACCGCCTCGCCCGCTAG
- the aspS gene encoding aspartate--tRNA ligase: MHAYRSHTCADLRGSDVGTEIRLSGWVNRRRDHGGVIFIDLRDHYGVTQVLCDPDSPVFAEVEKLRAEWCIRIDGTVKARDPELVNPKLPTGEVEVFIRDLEVLGGIEGELPLQVFGDQEYPEETRLRYRYLDLRREQMQKNMVLRSDVVTSIRKRMWDIGFREYQTPIITASSPEGARDFLVPSRLHPGKFYALPQAPQQFKQLIMVSGFDKYFQIAPCFRDEDPRADRSPTDFYQLDMEMSFVEQQDVFDTVSPVIAGVFEEFGGGRKVDAPETWEQISYRDAALWYGTDKPDLRNPIKMQVVSEHFAGSGFAIFAKLLEQDGTQIRAIPAPGGGSRKFCDRMNAFAQKEGLPGMGYIFWRDQGEGMEAAGPLAKNIGPERTEAIRQQLGLGVGDAAFFLGGKPASFERVAGKARTVIGDELGLTDQDRFAFAWIVDFPIYERDEETGALDFEHNPFSMPQGGMDALNGDPLEVKGFQYDLACNGYELVSGAIRNHKPEIMFKAFELAGYGPEEVKKRFGGMVNAFQYGAPPHGGCAAGIDRIVMLLADQENIREVIMFPMNQRAEDLMMDAPSDPTNEQLRELSLRVVEPD, encoded by the coding sequence ATGCACGCCTATCGCAGCCATACCTGTGCCGACCTTCGCGGCTCTGATGTGGGCACCGAGATCCGGCTTTCGGGCTGGGTCAACCGGCGGCGCGACCATGGCGGAGTGATCTTCATCGACCTGCGCGACCATTACGGGGTGACGCAGGTGCTCTGCGATCCCGACAGCCCGGTCTTTGCCGAGGTGGAGAAGCTGCGCGCGGAATGGTGCATCCGGATCGACGGGACGGTGAAGGCCCGCGATCCGGAGCTCGTGAACCCGAAGCTGCCCACCGGCGAGGTGGAGGTCTTCATTCGTGACTTGGAAGTCCTCGGCGGGATCGAGGGCGAGCTGCCTTTGCAGGTCTTCGGGGATCAGGAATACCCGGAAGAGACGCGGTTGCGGTACCGCTACCTCGATCTGCGCCGCGAGCAGATGCAGAAGAACATGGTGCTGCGCTCGGACGTGGTGACCTCGATCCGCAAGCGCATGTGGGATATCGGCTTCCGCGAGTACCAGACGCCGATCATAACGGCCTCCTCGCCCGAGGGCGCGCGGGACTTCCTCGTGCCGTCGCGGCTTCATCCGGGCAAGTTCTACGCGCTGCCGCAGGCCCCGCAGCAATTCAAGCAGCTCATCATGGTGTCGGGCTTCGACAAGTACTTCCAGATCGCGCCGTGCTTTCGCGACGAGGACCCGCGCGCCGATCGCTCGCCCACCGACTTCTACCAGCTCGACATGGAGATGAGCTTTGTCGAGCAGCAAGACGTCTTTGACACGGTCTCGCCCGTTATCGCGGGCGTCTTCGAGGAGTTCGGCGGCGGTCGCAAGGTCGATGCGCCGGAGACGTGGGAGCAAATCAGCTACCGCGACGCAGCGCTCTGGTACGGCACCGACAAGCCCGACTTGCGCAACCCGATCAAAATGCAGGTCGTGTCCGAGCACTTCGCGGGCTCGGGCTTCGCCATCTTTGCCAAGCTCCTGGAGCAGGACGGCACCCAGATCCGCGCCATCCCGGCGCCCGGCGGCGGCTCCCGCAAGTTTTGCGACCGCATGAACGCCTTCGCCCAGAAGGAAGGGCTGCCGGGGATGGGCTACATCTTCTGGCGTGACCAGGGGGAAGGGATGGAGGCCGCGGGGCCGCTGGCGAAGAACATCGGCCCCGAGCGAACAGAGGCCATCCGCCAGCAGCTCGGCCTCGGCGTGGGCGATGCGGCGTTCTTCCTCGGCGGCAAGCCTGCGAGCTTCGAGCGGGTCGCAGGCAAGGCGCGCACCGTCATCGGCGATGAGCTGGGCCTCACGGATCAGGACCGTTTCGCCTTCGCGTGGATCGTCGATTTCCCGATCTACGAGCGCGACGAGGAAACCGGCGCGCTCGATTTCGAGCACAACCCCTTCTCCATGCCTCAAGGCGGGATGGACGCGCTGAATGGCGACCCGCTGGAGGTCAAAGGCTTCCAGTACGACCTCGCCTGCAACGGCTACGAGCTCGTCTCCGGCGCGATCCGGAACCACAAGCCCGAGATCATGTTCAAGGCCTTCGAGCTGGCGGGCTACGGTCCCGAGGAAGTGAAGAAGCGCTTCGGAGGCATGGTCAACGCGTTCCAATACGGCGCGCCGCCCCATGGCGGCTGCGCGGCGGGCATCGACCGGATCGTGATGCTGCTGGCCGACCAGGAGAATATCCGCGAGGTCATCATGTTCCCGATGAACCAGCGCGCCGAAGATCTGATGATGGATGCGCCGTCCGATCCCACGAACGAGCAGCTCCGCGAGCTCTCGCTGCGCGTGGTGGAGCCGGACTAG
- a CDS encoding response regulator: MEEMDRYMKAQEPTALRPLLGQTVLAVEDSRFACEAIRLVCLRSGARIRRADSLSAARRHLSVYRPSVVIVDIGLPDGSGAELIEEVARAVPRVPVLLATSGDDSQSEAAIAAGADAFLAKPVASIGAFQAAVLAHLPPEAQPRGPRAMNDDPVTADTIAYYDDLDHALDALSAGEAGYVGQFLAGVARQVGDSELEILAQRLSAAPDSAQIAARLEGMLSQRMGARVAV, translated from the coding sequence ATGGAAGAGATGGACCGCTACATGAAAGCGCAGGAGCCCACGGCGCTGCGCCCGCTTCTCGGGCAGACCGTGCTCGCCGTGGAAGACAGCCGCTTTGCCTGCGAGGCGATCCGGCTTGTCTGCCTGCGGTCGGGGGCGCGGATCCGACGGGCCGACAGCCTCAGCGCCGCGCGCCGGCACCTGAGCGTCTACCGCCCCAGCGTCGTGATCGTGGATATCGGCCTGCCGGACGGCTCCGGCGCCGAGCTGATCGAAGAGGTGGCGCGCGCCGTACCACGGGTGCCGGTGCTGCTGGCCACGTCCGGCGATGACAGCCAGTCCGAGGCCGCGATCGCCGCGGGGGCCGATGCCTTCCTCGCCAAGCCCGTGGCCTCGATCGGGGCCTTCCAGGCCGCCGTGCTCGCGCATCTGCCGCCCGAGGCGCAGCCGCGGGGCCCGCGCGCGATGAACGATGATCCCGTCACCGCGGACACCATCGCCTATTACGACGATCTCGATCACGCGCTCGATGCGCTCTCTGCCGGGGAGGCGGGCTATGTGGGGCAGTTCCTCGCGGGCGTGGCGCGGCAGGTGGGAGACAGCGAACTCGAGATCCTCGCGCAGCGGCTTTCGGCCGCGCCGGACAGCGCGCAGATCGCGGCCCGGCTCGAAGGGATGCTCTCCCAGCGGATGGGCGCGCGCGTGGCGGTCTGA
- a CDS encoding HAD-IA family hydrolase produces the protein MPHTALFLGSIGVLSETSDLQRQAFNRAFAEAGLDWVLTPEHYADLLLQQGGRARIARVAEAKGARDDVDIDALYAAKQAQFQALLNDHGTPARPGVRELLAAAGQRGMLRAFVTSTSGIQVQTVLMGLRGAVRSSDFDYIGERRFIENPKPAPDIYQHAMETLGVDPGDVLCIEDTPESAEAAQAAGLTVIGFPGAPARTRRFPDGVATVEFLSPSLLDLEPVRIAAE, from the coding sequence ATGCCCCACACCGCGCTTTTTCTCGGCTCTATCGGAGTTCTGTCGGAAACCTCTGATTTGCAACGGCAAGCCTTCAACCGGGCCTTTGCCGAGGCCGGGCTCGACTGGGTGCTGACGCCGGAGCACTACGCCGACCTGCTGCTTCAGCAGGGCGGGCGGGCGCGGATCGCCCGGGTGGCGGAGGCCAAGGGCGCGCGCGATGACGTGGATATCGATGCGCTCTACGCCGCCAAGCAGGCGCAATTCCAGGCGCTGCTCAACGATCATGGCACGCCCGCGCGCCCCGGTGTGCGCGAGCTCCTGGCCGCCGCGGGCCAGCGCGGCATGCTGCGGGCCTTCGTGACTTCCACGAGCGGGATCCAGGTCCAGACGGTGCTCATGGGGCTGCGCGGCGCGGTGCGGTCCTCGGATTTCGACTATATCGGCGAGCGCCGCTTCATCGAGAACCCGAAGCCCGCGCCCGACATCTACCAGCACGCCATGGAGACGCTGGGCGTCGATCCCGGCGATGTGCTTTGCATCGAGGACACGCCCGAGAGCGCCGAGGCCGCGCAGGCGGCGGGTCTCACGGTCATCGGCTTCCCCGGCGCGCCGGCGCGCACGCGGCGCTTCCCGGACGGGGTGGCGACGGTGGAGTTCCTGAGCCCCTCGCTCCTCGATCTCGAACCGGTGCGCATCGCGGCCGAATAA
- a CDS encoding DUF1467 family protein produces MGITSAIVLYAVIWFLTLLCVLPIRLETQGDVGEIVPGTHAGSPTNPQLKKRFLITTGVAFVLWAIIAGIIVSGIITIEDIDWFNRMSTPDL; encoded by the coding sequence ATGGGCATCACATCCGCCATCGTGCTCTACGCCGTCATCTGGTTCCTGACGCTGCTCTGCGTGCTGCCGATCCGGCTCGAAACGCAAGGCGACGTGGGCGAGATCGTCCCCGGCACCCATGCCGGAAGCCCCACGAACCCGCAGCTCAAGAAGCGCTTCCTGATCACGACGGGCGTGGCCTTCGTGCTCTGGGCGATCATCGCGGGCATCATCGTCTCCGGCATCATCACCATCGAGGACATCGACTGGTTCAACCGCATGTCGACGCCCGATCTCTGA
- a CDS encoding hemolysin III family protein translates to MYSLPERVADGAVHILGIAASITATALLIVYAAKTQSGLDVAAVSIYGSVATACFVASALYHMTPWVSARPLLQRIDHAVIYLKIAGTYTVPVVLLGNLFGYIVLAAVWAVALVGAVGKMTELLKPGVASTLLYVALGWASIVLIWPLMQTLPPTALWLMVIGGIVYTVGSPFNHWDALPFNVAIWHCFVLAGSALFFAAIVLALVARGI, encoded by the coding sequence ATGTATTCTCTGCCGGAACGGGTCGCCGATGGCGCTGTCCATATCCTGGGCATTGCTGCGTCGATCACGGCCACGGCGCTCTTGATCGTCTACGCCGCCAAGACGCAAAGCGGCCTTGATGTGGCGGCCGTGAGCATCTATGGCAGCGTGGCGACGGCGTGCTTCGTGGCGTCGGCGCTCTATCACATGACGCCCTGGGTCAGCGCGCGGCCCCTTCTCCAGCGGATCGACCACGCGGTGATCTATCTCAAGATCGCCGGGACCTACACGGTGCCCGTGGTGCTCCTCGGCAATCTCTTTGGCTACATCGTGCTCGCCGCCGTCTGGGCCGTGGCCCTCGTCGGCGCGGTGGGCAAGATGACCGAGCTATTGAAGCCCGGCGTCGCCTCCACCCTGCTCTACGTCGCCCTCGGTTGGGCGAGCATCGTGCTCATCTGGCCGCTGATGCAGACGCTGCCGCCCACGGCGCTCTGGCTCATGGTGATCGGCGGCATCGTCTACACGGTGGGATCGCCCTTCAATCACTGGGATGCGCTGCCCTTCAACGTCGCGATCTGGCACTGCTTCGTGCTGGCGGGCTCGGCGCTCTTCTTCGCGGCCATCGTGCTCGCGCTGGTGGCGCGCGGCATCTAG
- a CDS encoding DUF393 domain-containing protein gives MTKVLFNDQCPVCSFEINHYAEYARKAGLPIQFDDLNGPARAAWGIDEDTAARRLYVEHDGALLSGIPAFIVLWNEMPRYRWLARLVALPGIKQVASFAYDYVLAPVIYRWHLRRKARRA, from the coding sequence ATGACCAAAGTGCTCTTCAACGACCAGTGCCCGGTATGCTCTTTCGAGATCAACCACTACGCCGAGTATGCCCGCAAGGCGGGCCTGCCGATCCAGTTCGACGATCTCAATGGCCCCGCCCGGGCCGCTTGGGGGATCGACGAGGACACCGCCGCGCGCCGGCTCTACGTGGAGCATGACGGCGCCCTTCTGAGCGGCATTCCCGCCTTCATCGTGCTGTGGAACGAGATGCCGCGCTATCGCTGGCTCGCCCGGCTCGTGGCCCTGCCCGGCATCAAGCAGGTGGCGTCCTTCGCTTACGACTACGTGCTCGCCCCGGTCATCTACCGCTGGCACCTGCGCCGCAAGGCCCGCCGCGCCTAG
- a CDS encoding M48 family metalloprotease: protein MQGFFIRLSALLGLAALAACDAPQPIVSAPPPAQVAAASTGSLPEIRQGPVQPQNVASFRQIVRQMEPVLERECRTRAPRLNCDFAIQLYGDPRLPPNAFQTLDDNGRPVLGFTETLVRDVRNADELAFVLGHEAAHHIAGHIERTQANATLGAASFGVLAAALGRDAGSVRQAQQLGAAVAARSYSKSFELEADRLGTILTARAGYDPLVGAAYFTRIPDPGNRFLGTHPPNAERIQAVRRAAAGL, encoded by the coding sequence ATGCAAGGATTTTTCATTCGCCTGTCCGCCCTTCTGGGCCTCGCGGCGCTCGCGGCCTGCGACGCGCCGCAACCCATCGTGTCGGCGCCACCGCCCGCGCAGGTCGCGGCGGCCAGCACGGGGTCGCTGCCGGAGATCAGGCAGGGGCCGGTGCAGCCGCAGAACGTGGCGAGCTTCCGCCAGATCGTGCGCCAGATGGAGCCCGTGCTCGAGCGGGAATGCCGCACCCGCGCGCCGCGGCTCAACTGCGACTTCGCGATCCAGCTCTACGGGGACCCGCGCCTGCCGCCCAACGCGTTCCAGACGCTCGACGATAACGGGCGCCCGGTCCTCGGCTTCACCGAGACGCTGGTGCGGGACGTGCGTAATGCCGATGAGCTGGCCTTCGTGCTGGGCCACGAGGCAGCGCACCACATCGCAGGCCACATCGAGCGTACACAGGCCAACGCCACGCTGGGCGCGGCCTCCTTTGGCGTGCTCGCCGCCGCGCTGGGGCGCGACGCGGGCTCCGTGCGGCAGGCCCAGCAGCTTGGCGCGGCGGTGGCGGCGCGGAGCTATTCGAAGAGTTTCGAGCTCGAGGCGGACCGTCTCGGCACGATCCTGACGGCGCGGGCAGGCTACGATCCGCTCGTGGGGGCCGCGTATTTCACGCGCATCCCTGATCCCGGCAACCGGTTCCTGGGGACGCATCCGCCCAATGCGGAGCGGATCCAAGCGGTGCGGCGCGCGGCAGCGGGGCTCTGA